ACCCGGGGATTTTTTGCATAACGTTAAACTTTAAATTAGAACAAGAACAGACTGTCGCCGAAGTTGACGCAGACTCTGTTTCTTCCGTTTTCCTTGGCATGGTACAAAGCCTGGTCCGCACGTTCAATAATGCTTGCTACAGAATCATCAGGAATTCGTTCCGTAAATCCGACACTGACTGTTACGTGTATGGTCTTGCCGGAAGGAAGCTTGATTTCCTTGTTTTCAACATTCTTGCGGAGACGTTCCGCTATAATCTTGGCGTTGTCTGTTGAGGTTCCCGGCAGGAATACTGTAATTTCCTCGCCACCATAACGAACGGGCATATCCGATGGACGGAGGCTGTCTGTAACCGCTTGAGCTACTGCAATAAGGACCTGGTCTCCAGCGAGGTGGCCGTAGGTGTCGTTTACGCTCTTGAAATGGTCAATGTCCAGCATGATGGCTGACAGGTTGAAATTGCCGGCATTGCTGCGGGCCATTTCCCTTCCGTACATTTCTTCTAGCCAACGACGATTGTGGAGCCCGGTTAGAGAGTCTACTTTTGCATTCTCTTCGATGCAGCGGATGTGATACTCTTCTGCGCATACGACTTGGTTGTTGTTTCTGATGCGTTGGCTCAGCATGTGTAAGAAGTTTAGGCACAGGTCGTGGGAGGCATTGATCATTGCCAAGGCAATTTCTGGCTTGATAATCAATAGCTTGCAATGGGTCTTTGCAAAAACGAATGCGCTGGGCTTGACATTGTCGAAGATGGACATCTCTCCGGCACAATGGCCTGCTGAAATTGTATCGGTGAAATTTCCACCCTGAGACTGCAGACGAACCTCCAGAATTCCTTCAAGAACAATGAGAAGTCTTCTAACAGGATGTTCTGGATCAATAAGAAGGGTTTCCGGTTCTGCATCAACGGTTTCGCAACCAAGCAGATAACCAGCTAGGCTTTCAAAGGCGACGTTCTTGAAAATTTCAAGTTTCAGAAAATCGTTTCGTGATATTGGAAGTGTCTCTAGTTCTTCTGCGTTCATATTGCTATTATACTCAAAAAAAAGAGAAAATGACAACAGAAAAGTGTATTTTATGTTGTATTTGACAACAGTTTATGCAGGACTGAATATAACATAGCGAGGTCGTATGTCAAAGATTGTTCTAAAGTCGGTTTTGTTCAATGGAAGGGTTCAGGATATCCTTATTTCTGGGAAAAAATTTGCAAAGATAGGCCGTGAACTAACGACAAAGGATTACGACAAGGCAGAAGTTGTCAACTGTAATGGACTGGCCATACTTCCTCCTTTCTACAATGGACATTGCCATGCGGCCATGACACTTCTTCGGGGCTATGCTGACGACATGCCTCTGCAAGAATGGCTTCAAAATCACATATGGCCTTTTGAAGGCAAGATGACCCCTAAGGATATTGAAATTGGTTCCCGACTTGCGGTCCTAGAAATGATCAAGTCCGGTACGGTGTTCTTTTCTGATATGTACTGGCATCGCGAACAGACCATGAAGGTTGTGAAGGAAATGGGAATTCGCGCAACCATCGGCGTTACCATGGCTCAGGGACTTGTGAGCGAGGAAGCCATAGAAACCAACTTTAGGTTTATCGAGGAACGAAAGTTTGAAACAGACCGTGTACATCTTGCCGTAATGCCTCATTCAATCTACATGGTGGGGGAGGATCTTTTCAAACGCTGCGCTAAGGTTGCCAGGGAAGAGGAGATTATTCTTCATACCCATTTGGCCGAGACCGCAAAGGAACTGAAGGATTGTAAAAAGCAGTGTGGCTGTTCTCCTGTAGAACTGATGGACCGCTATGGTGTGCTTGGTGGAAACTTTGTTGCAGCCCATTGTGTTCACTTGTCTGAAAGTGACATGGCGTTGATGGCGGATTCCCAGTCTGCAGCTATTCTGAATCCCTGTTCCAATCTAAAGCTTTGCAGTGGAATTCCCAAGATTCCAAAGATGCTTGAAAGTGGTATGCTGGTGGGTATAGGAACTGATGGCGCGTCGTCCAACAATAACCTGGATATGCACGAGGAAATGAAGCTTACCTCGCTTCTAACCAAGGTGGCAAGCAAGGCTGAAAAACTGCCTGCGGAGGATGTACTGAAAATG
This sequence is a window from Fibrobacter sp.. Protein-coding genes within it:
- a CDS encoding diguanylate cyclase, encoding MNAEELETLPISRNDFLKLEIFKNVAFESLAGYLLGCETVDAEPETLLIDPEHPVRRLLIVLEGILEVRLQSQGGNFTDTISAGHCAGEMSIFDNVKPSAFVFAKTHCKLLIIKPEIALAMINASHDLCLNFLHMLSQRIRNNNQVVCAEEYHIRCIEENAKVDSLTGLHNRRWLEEMYGREMARSNAGNFNLSAIMLDIDHFKSVNDTYGHLAGDQVLIAVAQAVTDSLRPSDMPVRYGGEEITVFLPGTSTDNAKIIAERLRKNVENKEIKLPSGKTIHVTVSVGFTERIPDDSVASIIERADQALYHAKENGRNRVCVNFGDSLFLF
- a CDS encoding amidohydrolase, translating into MSKIVLKSVLFNGRVQDILISGKKFAKIGRELTTKDYDKAEVVNCNGLAILPPFYNGHCHAAMTLLRGYADDMPLQEWLQNHIWPFEGKMTPKDIEIGSRLAVLEMIKSGTVFFSDMYWHREQTMKVVKEMGIRATIGVTMAQGLVSEEAIETNFRFIEERKFETDRVHLAVMPHSIYMVGEDLFKRCAKVAREEEIILHTHLAETAKELKDCKKQCGCSPVELMDRYGVLGGNFVAAHCVHLSESDMALMADSQSAAILNPCSNLKLCSGIPKIPKMLESGMLVGIGTDGASSNNNLDMHEEMKLTSLLTKVASKAEKLPAEDVLKMATSNVAIAYGIPAGVIAEGFLADALLVDLKNERLNPSHDLVSNWVYAADSSSIHSVICDGKFVMKNRHVDGEDDIIKEAEACAKDIARR